A region from the Mycolicibacterium phlei genome encodes:
- the thrB gene encoding homoserine kinase, giving the protein MTHALPVGLTATSVVAASSANLGPGFDSLGIALSLYDEIVVETTESGLTVEVEGQGAGQVPLDASHLVVRAIERGMQAAGVTAPGLVVRCRNDIPHSRGLGSSAAAVVGGLAVVNGLVAQAGLATLSQQDLVQLSSEFEGHPDNASAAVLGGGVVSWTEVDGTATHYRAAPIRVHPDIRLFAAIPEVRSSTAETRVLLPENVSHADARFNLSRAALLVVALTERPDLLMAATEDVLHQPQRAAAMPASAEYLRVLRRYGIAGVLSGAGPSVLALTTSDLPAEAFEYGPANGFTVTEMTVGDSVRWASGVAVRS; this is encoded by the coding sequence GTGACACACGCTCTTCCCGTCGGACTGACCGCGACGTCCGTCGTCGCCGCCTCCAGCGCCAACCTCGGCCCCGGCTTCGACAGCCTCGGCATCGCCCTGAGTCTGTACGACGAGATCGTCGTCGAGACAACGGAATCCGGCCTGACCGTCGAGGTCGAGGGGCAGGGCGCCGGGCAGGTGCCGCTGGACGCCAGTCATCTGGTCGTGCGTGCCATCGAACGGGGAATGCAGGCCGCCGGTGTGACCGCGCCTGGCCTGGTTGTGCGCTGCCGCAACGACATTCCGCACTCCCGCGGTCTCGGCTCGTCGGCGGCTGCGGTGGTCGGCGGTCTGGCTGTGGTCAACGGCCTTGTCGCGCAGGCGGGTCTGGCCACACTGTCGCAGCAGGACCTTGTCCAACTCTCCTCGGAGTTCGAGGGCCACCCCGACAACGCGTCGGCCGCGGTGCTCGGCGGGGGAGTGGTGTCGTGGACCGAGGTGGACGGCACCGCAACGCACTACCGCGCGGCGCCGATCCGGGTGCACCCCGACATCCGGCTGTTCGCCGCGATTCCCGAAGTGCGCTCGTCGACCGCCGAAACCCGCGTTCTGCTCCCGGAGAACGTCAGCCACGCCGACGCGCGGTTCAACCTCAGCCGGGCGGCACTGCTGGTGGTGGCGCTCACCGAGCGGCCGGACCTGCTGATGGCGGCCACCGAGGACGTCCTGCACCAACCGCAGCGGGCCGCGGCGATGCCGGCGTCCGCGGAATACCTGCGGGTATTGCGGCGTTACGGAATTGCGGGGGTGCTCTCGGGAGCGGGACCGTCGGTACTGGCACTGACCACGTCGGACCTGCCCGCCGAGGCTTTCGAGTACGGCCCCGCCAACGGGTTCACCGTCACCGAGATGACCGTCGGCGACAGCGTCCGATGGGCGTCTGGCGTGGCTGTGCGGAGTTGA
- the thrC gene encoding threonine synthase, with protein MTAQSQAVHQPWPGLIEAYRSRLPVQDSWKPITLREGGTPLLPAPRLSELTGCTVHLKIEGLNPTGSFKDRGMTMAVTEAVARGQKAVLCASTGNTSASAAAYAARAGITSAVLVPQGKIAMGKLAQAVMHGAKIIQVDGNFDDCLELARKLAADFPTISLVNSVNPFRIEGQKTAAFEIVDALGTAPDVHSLPVGNAGNITAYWKGYTEYHRDGLSDKLPRMLGTQAAGAAPLVLGEPVKNPETIATAIRIGSPASWTTAVEAKDQSGGRFLAATDDEILKAYHLVAATEGVFVEPASAASIAGLLKSIEDGWVAKGSTVVCTVTGNGLKDPDTALKGMPDVIAVPVDPAAVVEKLGLG; from the coding sequence ATGACCGCCCAGTCGCAGGCCGTGCACCAGCCGTGGCCCGGCCTGATCGAGGCCTACCGCAGCCGGCTGCCCGTGCAGGACAGTTGGAAGCCGATCACGTTGCGCGAAGGCGGCACGCCGCTGCTGCCCGCCCCGCGGCTGTCCGAACTCACCGGCTGCACAGTGCATCTCAAGATCGAGGGGCTCAACCCGACCGGGTCGTTCAAGGACCGCGGCATGACCATGGCCGTGACCGAGGCCGTGGCGCGCGGCCAGAAGGCCGTGCTGTGCGCCTCGACCGGCAACACGTCGGCGTCCGCGGCCGCCTACGCCGCCCGCGCCGGCATCACCAGCGCGGTGCTGGTGCCGCAGGGCAAGATCGCGATGGGCAAGCTCGCGCAGGCGGTCATGCACGGCGCCAAGATCATTCAGGTCGACGGCAACTTCGACGACTGTCTGGAACTGGCGCGCAAGCTGGCCGCCGACTTCCCGACCATCTCACTGGTCAACTCGGTCAACCCGTTCCGCATCGAGGGGCAGAAGACCGCCGCCTTCGAGATCGTCGACGCGCTCGGCACCGCCCCCGACGTGCACTCGCTGCCGGTCGGCAACGCCGGCAACATCACCGCGTACTGGAAGGGCTACACCGAGTATCACCGCGACGGGCTCTCCGACAAGCTGCCGCGGATGCTCGGCACCCAGGCCGCCGGCGCCGCCCCCCTGGTGCTCGGTGAACCGGTGAAGAACCCCGAGACCATCGCCACGGCGATCCGGATCGGCTCACCGGCGTCGTGGACGACGGCGGTGGAGGCCAAGGACCAGTCCGGCGGTCGGTTCCTCGCCGCCACCGACGACGAGATCCTGAAGGCATACCACCTGGTCGCGGCGACGGAGGGCGTGTTCGTCGAACCCGCTTCGGCCGCCAGCATCGCCGGGCTGCTCAAGTCGATCGAAGACGGCTGGGTCGCCAAGGGATCCACCGTCGTGTGCACCGTCACCGGCAACGGCCTCAAGGATCCTGACACCGCGCTCAAGGGCATGCCCGATGTCATCGCGGTGCCGGTGGACCCCGCCGCTGTCGTCGAGAAGCTGGGCCTGGGATAG
- a CDS encoding homoserine dehydrogenase, producing MTDEKPIGVAVLGLGNVGSEVVRIIEQSAEDLTARIGAPLVLRGVGVRRVSDDRGVPVEMLTDNIEELVSRDDVDIVVELMGPVEPARKAILAALEQGKSVVTANKALMAVSTGELAQAAEAARVDLYFEAAVAGAIPVIRPLTQSLAGDTVVRVAGIVNGTTNYILSAMDSTGADYAEALAEASALGYAEADPTADVEGHDAAAKAAILASIAFHTRVTSDDVYCEGITKVSAADFASARALGCTIKLLAICERITTDEGQQRVSARVYPALVPLSHPLAAVNGAFNAVVVEAEAAGRLMFYGQGAGGAPTASAVMGDLVMAARNRVQGGRGPRESRYAKLPIAPIGMIPTRYYVNMNVSDRPGVLSAVAAEFAKRDVSIAEVRQEGMVDQGGQRCGARIVVVTHKAADAALSETVAALEDLDVVQSINSVLRMEGTDE from the coding sequence ATGACTGACGAGAAGCCCATCGGCGTAGCGGTCCTCGGTCTGGGGAACGTCGGCAGCGAGGTCGTGCGCATCATCGAGCAGAGCGCCGAGGACCTGACCGCCCGCATCGGCGCACCCCTGGTGCTGCGGGGTGTCGGTGTGCGCCGGGTCTCCGACGACCGCGGTGTTCCCGTCGAGATGCTCACCGACAACATCGAAGAACTCGTCTCCCGTGACGACGTCGACATCGTCGTCGAGCTGATGGGCCCGGTCGAGCCCGCCCGCAAGGCCATCCTGGCCGCGCTGGAGCAGGGCAAGTCGGTGGTGACCGCCAACAAGGCGCTGATGGCCGTGTCCACCGGGGAGCTGGCCCAGGCCGCCGAGGCCGCCCGGGTCGACCTGTACTTCGAGGCCGCGGTGGCCGGTGCCATCCCGGTCATCCGCCCGCTGACCCAGTCGCTGGCCGGTGACACCGTGGTGCGGGTGGCCGGCATCGTCAACGGCACCACCAACTACATCCTCTCGGCGATGGACAGTACCGGCGCGGACTATGCCGAGGCGCTGGCCGAGGCCAGCGCGCTGGGTTACGCCGAGGCCGACCCGACCGCCGACGTCGAGGGCCACGACGCCGCCGCCAAGGCCGCGATCCTGGCCTCGATCGCGTTCCACACCCGGGTCACCTCCGACGACGTCTACTGCGAGGGCATCACCAAGGTCTCCGCCGCCGACTTCGCCTCCGCCCGCGCGCTGGGCTGCACGATCAAGCTGCTGGCCATCTGCGAGCGGATCACCACTGATGAAGGGCAGCAACGGGTTTCGGCTCGCGTCTACCCGGCGCTGGTGCCGCTGAGCCATCCGCTGGCCGCCGTCAACGGCGCGTTCAACGCGGTCGTCGTCGAGGCCGAGGCCGCCGGCCGGCTGATGTTCTACGGGCAGGGCGCCGGTGGTGCGCCGACCGCCTCGGCGGTGATGGGCGATCTGGTGATGGCTGCCCGCAACCGGGTGCAGGGCGGCCGCGGCCCGCGCGAATCCCGCTACGCCAAGCTGCCGATCGCGCCGATCGGGATGATCCCGACCCGCTACTACGTGAACATGAACGTCAGCGACCGCCCCGGCGTGCTGTCGGCGGTGGCCGCCGAATTCGCCAAGCGCGACGTCAGCATCGCCGAGGTGCGTCAGGAGGGCATGGTCGACCAGGGCGGACAGCGGTGCGGTGCGCGCATCGTCGTCGTCACCCACAAGGCCGCCGACGCCGCGCTGTCCGAAACCGTGGCCGCGCTCGAGGATCTCGACGTGGTGCAGAGCATCAACAGCGTGCTCCGCATGGAAGGAACCGACGAATGA
- the lysA gene encoding diaminopimelate decarboxylase, translating into MIAHPAGPRHADEVHHAGAPPRPQSPDETLLLAPNVWPRSTVRDAAGVVSIGGVKVTDIAAEFGTPTFVVDEDDFRSRCREIAAAFGGGENVRYAAKAFMCKEVARWIAEEGLSLDVASGGELAVALAGGFPAERIAVHGNNKSVAELTAAVQAGVEHVVVDSMIEIDRLDKIAAAAGVVQDVLIRVTVGVEAHTHEFISTAHEDQKFGLSLASGAAMEAVRRVFEADNLRLVGLHSHIGSQIFDVAGFEIAAHRVIGLLRDVVAEFGVEKTAQMSIVDLGGGLGISYLPADDPPPVAELAAKLAQIVRDESAAVGLPTPRLVVEPGRAIAGPGTITLYEVGTVKDVAISPTAYRRYVSIDGGMSDNIRTSLYEAEYDARLVSRVTGAEPVLARIVGKHCESGDIVVRDTWVPGDIEPGDLLGVAATGAYCYSMSSRYNLIGRPAVVAVRDGKARLILRRETVDDLLSLEVR; encoded by the coding sequence GTGATCGCCCACCCCGCCGGACCCCGGCACGCCGACGAGGTGCACCACGCCGGTGCGCCGCCCCGTCCGCAGTCGCCTGACGAGACCCTGCTGCTGGCGCCGAATGTGTGGCCCCGCAGCACCGTTCGCGACGCCGCCGGGGTCGTCTCCATCGGCGGGGTGAAGGTCACCGACATCGCCGCCGAGTTCGGCACCCCGACCTTCGTCGTCGACGAGGACGACTTCCGGTCCCGCTGCCGCGAGATCGCCGCGGCGTTCGGCGGGGGCGAGAACGTCCGCTACGCCGCCAAGGCGTTCATGTGCAAAGAGGTCGCCCGCTGGATCGCCGAGGAGGGGCTGTCGCTGGACGTGGCTTCCGGCGGTGAGTTGGCCGTCGCCCTGGCCGGCGGTTTCCCCGCCGAGCGGATCGCCGTGCACGGCAACAACAAATCGGTCGCCGAGCTGACCGCTGCGGTGCAGGCCGGTGTCGAGCACGTCGTCGTCGACTCGATGATCGAGATCGACCGGCTGGACAAGATCGCCGCCGCCGCGGGCGTGGTCCAGGACGTCCTGATCCGGGTCACGGTCGGCGTCGAGGCCCACACCCACGAGTTCATCTCCACCGCCCACGAGGACCAGAAGTTCGGGCTGTCGCTGGCCTCGGGTGCCGCGATGGAGGCGGTGCGCCGCGTCTTCGAGGCCGACAACCTGCGTCTGGTCGGCCTGCACAGCCACATCGGCTCGCAGATCTTCGACGTCGCCGGCTTCGAGATCGCCGCGCACCGCGTCATCGGGCTGCTGCGCGACGTCGTCGCCGAGTTCGGTGTCGAGAAGACCGCGCAGATGTCGATCGTCGATCTCGGTGGCGGACTGGGTATTTCGTACCTTCCCGCCGACGACCCGCCGCCGGTGGCCGAGCTGGCCGCCAAGCTGGCGCAGATCGTGCGCGACGAGTCCGCCGCCGTCGGGCTGCCCACCCCGCGCCTGGTGGTGGAGCCCGGCCGGGCCATCGCCGGGCCGGGCACGATCACGCTCTACGAGGTCGGCACCGTCAAGGACGTCGCGATCAGCCCCACCGCGTACCGTCGCTACGTCAGCATCGACGGCGGAATGAGCGACAACATCCGCACCTCGCTGTACGAGGCCGAGTACGACGCGCGGCTGGTCTCACGTGTCACCGGCGCCGAGCCGGTGCTCGCCCGCATCGTCGGAAAGCATTGTGAGAGCGGAGATATCGTCGTGCGCGACACCTGGGTGCCCGGTGACATCGAGCCCGGCGACCTGCTGGGCGTCGCGGCCACCGGCGCCTACTGCTATTCGATGTCGAGCCGCTACAACCTGATCGGCCGTCCCGCCGTGGTGGCCGTGCGCGACGGCAAGGCCCGTCTGATCCTGCGCCGGGAGACGGTCGACGATCTACTGAGTTTGGAAGTGAGGTAG
- the argS gene encoding arginine--tRNA ligase yields the protein MTPADLADLLKTTATTVLSEHGLDTSALPETVTVERPRNPDHGDYATNLALQVGKKVGANPRELAGWLAAALAEHPGISAADVAGPGFVNLRLDAAAQNVLVSDVLAAGATYGHSDELKGCNINLEFVSANPTGPIHIGGTRWAAVGDALGRVLSSQGAAVTREYYFNDHGAQIDRFVNSLIAAAKGEPTPEDGYAGDYIADIAAQVLAKEPGALDLPDEQQRETFRAIGVDLMFDHIKKSLHDFGTDFDVYTHEDSMHTSGRVAEAIERLRAAGSIYDKDGAVWLRTTDYGDDKDRVVIKSDGMPAYIAGDIAYYLDKRQRGFDLCIYMLGADHHGYIARLKAVAAALGEDPDTVEVLIGQMVNLVRNGQPVRMSKRAGTVITLDDLVEAIGVDAARYALIRSSVDTSIDIDLELWSSATNENPVYYVQYAHARLCALARNAADLGVTPDTSNLQLLTHEKEGTLIRNLGEFPRVLKTAATLREPHRVSRYLEDLAGDYHRFYDSCRVLPQGDEEATDLHRARLALCQATRQVIANGLGILGVSAPERM from the coding sequence GTGACCCCTGCCGATCTGGCCGACCTGCTCAAGACCACCGCGACCACGGTGTTGTCCGAGCATGGCCTCGATACCTCCGCCCTGCCGGAAACGGTCACCGTCGAGCGTCCCCGCAACCCCGACCACGGTGACTACGCCACCAACCTGGCGCTTCAGGTGGGCAAAAAGGTCGGCGCCAACCCGCGCGAGCTGGCCGGCTGGCTGGCCGCCGCGCTGGCCGAGCACCCGGGCATCTCGGCGGCCGACGTCGCCGGCCCCGGCTTCGTCAACCTGCGGCTGGATGCGGCCGCCCAGAACGTCCTGGTCTCCGACGTCTTGGCCGCCGGCGCGACCTACGGGCACTCCGACGAGCTCAAGGGCTGCAACATCAACCTCGAGTTCGTCTCCGCCAACCCCACCGGGCCCATCCACATCGGCGGTACCCGCTGGGCCGCGGTCGGCGACGCGCTCGGCCGGGTGCTGTCGTCGCAGGGCGCGGCCGTCACCCGCGAGTACTACTTCAACGACCACGGCGCCCAGATCGACCGGTTCGTCAACTCCCTGATCGCCGCCGCCAAGGGTGAGCCCACCCCGGAGGACGGTTACGCGGGCGACTACATCGCCGACATCGCCGCCCAGGTGCTCGCCAAGGAGCCGGGCGCGCTGGACCTGCCCGACGAGCAGCAGCGCGAGACCTTCCGCGCCATCGGCGTGGACCTGATGTTCGACCACATCAAGAAGTCCCTGCACGACTTCGGCACCGACTTCGACGTCTACACCCACGAAGACTCGATGCACACCTCCGGCCGGGTCGCCGAGGCCATCGAGCGGCTGCGCGCGGCCGGCAGCATCTACGACAAGGACGGCGCGGTCTGGCTGCGCACCACCGACTACGGCGACGACAAGGACCGCGTCGTCATCAAGAGCGACGGCATGCCCGCCTACATCGCCGGTGACATCGCCTACTACCTCGACAAGCGCCAGCGCGGCTTCGACCTGTGCATCTACATGCTCGGCGCCGACCACCACGGCTACATCGCCCGCCTGAAGGCCGTCGCGGCCGCCCTGGGCGAGGACCCGGACACCGTCGAGGTCCTCATCGGCCAGATGGTCAACCTGGTCCGCAACGGTCAGCCCGTCCGGATGAGCAAGCGCGCCGGCACCGTCATCACGCTCGACGACCTGGTCGAGGCGATCGGGGTCGACGCCGCCCGCTACGCGCTGATCCGGTCGTCGGTCGACACGTCCATCGACATCGACCTGGAGCTGTGGTCCTCGGCGACCAACGAGAACCCGGTCTACTACGTGCAGTACGCCCACGCGCGGCTGTGCGCCCTGGCCCGCAACGCCGCCGACCTCGGCGTCACCCCCGACACCTCGAACCTGCAGCTGCTCACCCACGAGAAGGAGGGCACGCTGATCCGCAACCTCGGCGAGTTCCCGCGGGTGCTGAAAACCGCTGCGACCCTTCGTGAACCGCACCGGGTGTCGCGCTATCTCGAGGACCTGGCCGGTGACTACCACCGCTTCTACGACTCCTGCCGCGTGCTGCCGCAGGGGGACGAGGAAGCCACCGATCTGCACCGGGCCCGGCTGGCCCTGTGCCAGGCCACCCGCCAGGTCATCGCCAACGGGCTCGGCATCCTCGGCGTCTCCGCTCCGGAGCGCATGTGA
- a CDS encoding Ig-like domain-containing protein — MNIGASGGANTTIGEETEPTEELDAEATEPESVETGPTPVLSVPDPTPPPPAEKEAKSQNTVVTPTPAPPAPTLEPPSAASHDYSPAARQPQAAQPQSALSVTAAQVEATDPEPDAADIDEAAVETEDVAPEPVPTDPFTAVATAFFDLASSFVAAWLTPFFGSGSDSPAEAPLLWTVLAFVRREFERSFFNKSPIANDDELTTTVGTVATGDVLANDIDADGDPLRASLVSGPAHGAVTLNADGSYTYTPESGYTGTDSFTYAVTDGADSWHVHGRDSFLRPNGGHTSTATVTITVAPAEPEEPAENIAPTGYADVVKTTPGTPLTISAASLLANDVDRDGGPSPLTITAVADPYSGSAEIDSETGNLIYTPAEGFEGQDFFTYTISDGEADSDPISVLVAVTEPSGNIAPIATDETWTTQQDTPLPLDQSMLTGDDHDPDNAPIPVLSSFLVTPPAHGTFVVDYENLRLLYQPDAGFVGTDTFTYQAFDGEDLSNIATVTIEVTEKTPNTPTAWMDVVKAPANSSTVISKEALLANDFDPDTEQSDLTVEILRQPPFGTTVLDPSTGAITYTPTPGFTGLDGFVYRVFDGTTYSAATAVVVVVGDRDNVAPTANDDTLTTEVDAPVIVDFPSGLTDNDTDPTFDPLVPFVVDHPSHGRLTTDPLAPRWIYTPDPGFTGTDTFTYRAFDGSDVSNVATVTINVVDGAVV; from the coding sequence ATGAACATTGGCGCCTCCGGCGGCGCCAACACCACGATCGGCGAGGAAACAGAACCCACCGAGGAACTCGACGCCGAGGCCACCGAGCCGGAAAGCGTGGAGACCGGCCCCACGCCTGTGTTGTCCGTGCCCGATCCCACGCCGCCGCCCCCGGCGGAGAAGGAGGCCAAGTCACAGAACACCGTGGTGACGCCGACACCAGCGCCGCCCGCGCCCACGCTGGAACCGCCGTCAGCCGCGTCTCACGATTACAGCCCCGCCGCCCGTCAGCCGCAGGCTGCCCAGCCCCAGTCAGCGTTGTCGGTGACGGCGGCCCAAGTCGAGGCCACCGATCCGGAGCCGGACGCTGCTGACATCGACGAGGCCGCGGTCGAGACGGAAGACGTTGCACCGGAACCCGTCCCGACAGATCCGTTCACCGCGGTGGCCACCGCGTTCTTTGACCTCGCGTCGAGTTTCGTCGCCGCGTGGCTGACTCCCTTCTTCGGCTCCGGCTCGGACTCCCCCGCGGAGGCACCGCTGCTGTGGACGGTGCTCGCCTTCGTCCGCCGTGAGTTCGAGCGCTCGTTCTTCAACAAGAGCCCCATCGCGAACGACGACGAGTTGACCACGACCGTAGGCACCGTCGCGACCGGCGACGTGCTCGCCAACGACATTGACGCCGATGGTGATCCGCTACGTGCGAGCCTGGTGAGCGGGCCCGCGCATGGGGCGGTGACGCTCAACGCCGACGGTTCCTACACCTACACCCCGGAGTCCGGGTACACCGGCACCGACAGCTTCACCTACGCCGTCACCGATGGGGCCGACTCGTGGCATGTGCACGGACGGGACAGCTTCCTTCGCCCCAACGGAGGCCACACCTCCACCGCGACGGTCACCATCACCGTGGCCCCGGCCGAGCCTGAGGAGCCCGCCGAGAACATCGCACCGACCGGCTACGCGGACGTCGTCAAGACGACGCCAGGCACGCCGCTGACGATCAGTGCCGCGTCGCTGCTCGCCAACGATGTCGATCGCGACGGCGGCCCGTCACCGCTCACGATCACCGCCGTCGCCGATCCGTACTCGGGATCTGCCGAGATCGATTCGGAGACAGGCAATCTGATCTACACACCCGCTGAGGGTTTCGAGGGTCAAGACTTCTTCACGTACACCATCTCCGACGGAGAAGCCGACAGCGATCCCATTTCCGTGTTGGTCGCCGTCACGGAGCCGTCCGGCAATATCGCTCCCATCGCGACTGATGAGACCTGGACCACCCAGCAGGACACCCCGCTGCCACTCGACCAGTCCATGCTCACCGGCGACGACCACGACCCCGACAATGCCCCGATCCCCGTGCTGTCGTCGTTCTTGGTGACCCCGCCCGCACACGGCACCTTCGTGGTCGACTACGAGAACCTGCGCCTGCTGTACCAACCGGACGCCGGGTTCGTGGGCACCGACACCTTCACCTATCAGGCTTTCGACGGCGAGGACCTGTCGAACATCGCAACGGTGACGATCGAAGTCACCGAGAAGACACCGAACACCCCGACCGCCTGGATGGACGTTGTGAAGGCCCCGGCCAACAGTTCCACGGTGATCTCCAAGGAGGCGCTGTTGGCCAACGACTTCGACCCCGACACCGAGCAGTCCGACCTGACCGTCGAGATACTCCGGCAGCCGCCGTTCGGGACAACGGTTCTCGATCCGTCGACCGGAGCGATCACCTACACGCCCACGCCCGGTTTCACCGGGTTGGACGGCTTCGTCTACCGAGTCTTCGACGGCACCACGTACAGCGCCGCCACCGCCGTGGTCGTCGTGGTCGGTGACCGCGACAACGTCGCGCCAACCGCGAACGACGACACCCTGACCACAGAAGTCGATGCCCCGGTGATTGTGGATTTCCCGAGCGGGCTGACCGACAACGACACCGACCCCACCTTCGACCCACTGGTTCCGTTCGTCGTCGATCACCCGTCACACGGGAGACTCACCACCGATCCGCTCGCTCCGAGATGGATCTACACCCCCGATCCCGGCTTCACCGGCACGGACACCTTCACCTACCGCGCGTTCGACGGCAGCGACGTCAGCAACGTGGCCACGGTGACGATCAACGTGGTCGACGGCGCGGTCGTCTAG
- a CDS encoding serine hydrolase domain-containing protein, whose protein sequence is MGLLIAVLTFTVAPPAVGQPADLAARLDRVVEERLAQMGVPGAIVSLSIPGEIEYVKAFGVSDTVTGAPMRVDSHHRIGSVTKTFTGTAILQLVDQGRIRLSDPISQYVEGVPSGDEITLDLLGRMRSGLPNYTESEEFIARLYRESPLGPDALRITPRELLDIAFAMPLNFPPGTQYEYSNTNTVLLGMVVEKVTGVPLGKYFQDNIFGPLGLTQTSYPANGWLPEPFDHGYTEAPDGAIVDATLWNPAWADAAGKIVSNIYDLRTWARALGSGALLSPQTQAARLSGGSPAAPRTDYSFAIFDVQGWRGHNGDIPGYATVAVYLPERDATLVVFVNSDVPELHSAGEIAYDVTRIATPGNIYELGPQPPELLSDDS, encoded by the coding sequence GTGGGATTGCTGATCGCGGTGCTGACGTTCACCGTCGCGCCGCCCGCGGTGGGGCAGCCGGCGGATCTGGCCGCCCGACTGGACCGGGTGGTCGAGGAACGACTGGCGCAGATGGGTGTGCCCGGCGCAATCGTGAGCCTGTCCATTCCGGGGGAGATCGAGTACGTCAAGGCGTTCGGGGTCTCCGATACGGTCACCGGTGCTCCGATGCGGGTCGACAGTCACCACCGGATCGGAAGTGTCACCAAGACGTTCACCGGCACGGCGATTCTCCAACTGGTCGACCAGGGCCGAATCCGGTTGAGCGATCCGATTTCTCAGTACGTCGAGGGTGTGCCGTCGGGTGATGAGATCACACTCGACCTGTTGGGCCGGATGCGCAGCGGGCTGCCGAACTACACGGAGAGCGAGGAGTTCATCGCCCGCCTCTATCGGGAGTCGCCGCTGGGGCCGGACGCGCTCCGGATCACGCCCCGCGAACTGCTCGACATCGCGTTCGCGATGCCGCTGAACTTTCCGCCGGGCACCCAGTACGAGTACTCCAACACCAACACGGTGCTGCTCGGCATGGTGGTCGAGAAGGTGACCGGGGTTCCCCTCGGAAAGTACTTCCAGGACAACATCTTCGGGCCGCTCGGCCTGACGCAGACGAGCTATCCGGCCAATGGGTGGTTGCCCGAGCCGTTCGATCACGGCTACACCGAGGCGCCCGACGGCGCGATCGTCGACGCGACGCTGTGGAACCCGGCGTGGGCGGATGCGGCGGGCAAGATCGTGTCGAACATCTACGACCTGCGGACGTGGGCCAGGGCGTTGGGCAGTGGGGCGCTGCTGTCGCCGCAGACGCAGGCCGCCCGCCTCAGCGGCGGGTCGCCGGCGGCGCCCCGGACGGACTACTCGTTCGCGATCTTCGACGTGCAGGGGTGGCGCGGTCACAACGGCGACATCCCGGGCTATGCGACAGTCGCGGTGTATCTGCCCGAACGCGACGCCACCCTGGTTGTTTTCGTCAACTCCGACGTTCCCGAGCTGCATTCAGCGGGGGAGATCGCCTACGACGTCACGCGGATCGCGACCCCTGGCAACATCTACGAACTTGGCCCGCAACCGCCGGAGCTCCTCAGCGACGACTCCTGA